The region ATCTCGCCGGGCCATTCGCCTCGCAGCTCACAACGTCCAACATCAATGAATGGCCGGCTGTCTGGTGCCTGTTCAGCATCGGGCTTTGCCTGACCATCATAAAAACGCCGCTGCGGGATCATCTCTACATTGTAACGCCCTATTGGCGGATCGTCTCTTGGCTGCGCCGCAAGGCGGCGGCACCAAAATTGAAGACCGCACTCGAGGAGAGTGGAGAGCCCGCGGTCGAAGAACCGACGTAACATACATCATGCCAAGAGAGCGCGCGTCTCGTGCCTTTGCGAAATGCGCCGGAACGGATTAGTTTTGCCGAAGCTGGAGGTTTGACCCATGGATTTATCTTTAAAATCTTCTCTCGATCACTTTCAGTTCCCGCACGCGCCCCGGATATTTCAGCGGCTTCGGGCTGTTTTTGCCGTCGCCCTGATTGGAGCCAGCGTTTCGGGCTGCGGCTACAACACAATCCCGACGCTCGAGGAGCAGGCCAAGGCCAAATGGGCCGATGTGCAGAATCAATATCAAAGGCGGTCCGACCTCATCCCCAATCTCGTCGCGACGGTGCAAGGCTATGCCAAGCAGGAAAAGGACGTATTGACCTCCGTCGTAGAGGCGCGCGCCAAGGCGACGTCCGTCAGAATCGATGCTTCGCAATTGACGGATCCAGACAAGCTCAAGCAATTCCAGGAGGCCCAGTCGCAATTGTCAGGTGCGCTTGGCCGCCTCCTCGCGGTCAGCGAGAATTACCCGGACCTTAAATCCAATCAGAATTTTCTTGCCTTGCAGTCGCAGCTTGAAGGCACCGAAAATCGCATCTCCGTCGCCCGGCGCGATTATATCGAAGCAGTTCGTGCCTATAATCTCAGCCTCAAGACATTCCCAAGCTTGCTTTGGGCCGCGACCTTTTTTCGCGGCAACAAACCAATGGCTGAATTTGCCGCCAATGAAGCGGCGCAGACCCCCCCGCAAGTCAAATTTTGACGGCGGGGTTGCCGCGGTCCCGCGCGGGAATGATACCATTGGATAGTGTTTGGCATCGCCACGGGCATGCGCCACGCCGCGCGGAAAAATCCGCGATGGCCGGGCTGTGCCTCGCGGCGGTTCTACTAGCGGCGCTTGCGTTCGCCAGCCTCGCCTTGGCCTATGCGTTTCCGCCGCTCACCGGGCGCGTTGTCGATGCCGCCAACATCATTCCGCAACCCGTCGCCGATCAGATCACCGCAAAGCTCGCCGCGCTGGAATCAAAGTCCGGCATCCAGCTCGTCGTGGCGACGATAAAATCGCTCGATGGCGACGAGATCGAGCCTTACGCCAACGCCCTGTTTCGCACCTGGGGCCTTGGCGAGAAGCAAAAGAACAATGGCGTGCTGCTGCTCGTCGCGCCGAACGAACGCAAAGTCCGGATCGAAGTCGGCTACGGTCTCGAAGGCACGCTGACCGATGCTTTGTCGAAGATCATCATCATCAATGCGATGGCGCCGCGTTTCAAGACCGGCGACTATGGCGGTGGAATCGCGCGCGGCGTCGATGACATCATCACCGTTTTGACAACCGATTCCTCGGAATGGGAAAAGCGCCCGGATCTGCGCATCGTTCACAAGGATACGACCTTGGACGACCTCGGCCCTTGGATCGCTCTCGCGCTTTTCGTGTTCATTTTCTTTATGCTGACGCCGCGCCGCGAACGCGGCAATCTTCTGTCCTTCCTTCTCGGTATGCTGATGAACTCCGGCGGCCGGGGAGGGGGTGGCGGCGGCGGTTGGGGAAGCGGCTCCGGCGGCGGCTGGTCGGATGGCGGCGGTTTTTCCGGCGGCGGCGGATCGTCCGGCGGCGGCGGCGCATCGGGGAGTTGGTGATGGCGTATCTCTCGCGGACTGCTCCCCTTTCCGAAGACGGCCAGCGCCGCATCAGTGCCGCGATCAAGAGAGCCGAGGCGGCCACGTCCGGGGAAATTGTCTGCGTGCTCGCACGCGCGTCTTCCGACTATATGAGCACCACGACCGCCTGGTCGGCACTCATCGCCCTGATCGCGCCGTGGTTCCTGATCGCCCTCACAAATCTCTCCGTGCGCGAGATCTTTCTGGCGCAAATTATCCTTTTCGTTGTGCTCTTTCTGATCCTCTCGGAATCCGCGCTGCAACCATATCTCATCCCCCGGCGCGCCCGTCGCGCGCAAGCTCATCGTGCCGCGATGGAGCAATTCATGATTCGTGGCATGGCGCGCAAGAAAAACCGCGCCAGCATCCTGATTTTCGTTTCGCTGGCCGAACATTATGCGCGCATCGTCGCTGACGACGGCATCGCCGCCAAGGTCGATCAAACTGTCTGGCAGGACGCGATCGATGCACTTCTGGAGTGCATGCCCTATGGCGAAATCGCGGAAGGGTTTGTGATTGCGGTCGACAAATGCGGCAAGGTTTTAGCCGATCATTTTCCTCCCGAGCCGGGCGGCGAGGACCAGCTTCCGGACCGGATCTATCTGATTTGAGAAGCGTGAGCGGGCCGGATTGACATCGCGCCGCAGCGCCCTAATTGCCTTGTGTTCGTAAAGGCAGGGAGGTGCCGCCCATGTTTCATATCGAATTTGTTGGGAAGCTTCGCGAAGGCGCTCCGCCCGAGGTCCTCGACCGGATGGAAACCGACATCGCCGATCTGCCGCATGTCGTGACGCATGCCAAATCGCTGTACGCGAATGTCATCGCTCAACGGACCCATAAGCCGCTCCCTCGCGGATTCCGGATATTGGACCTTCAAGGAACCGAGGTCGCGCACTGGAGTGTCGACGATTCCTGAACGTCCTCGCGACGCGACGAATTGATCTTCCGCATGAACGGATCGAACGTGATGCGTCGCCTTTGCCTGGTCTTACTCGCGGCCTTCGTGGGCCAAGCCTACGCCGGTAATGACTCGGGCGCGATCCGGTTAAGCAAACCCAAATCGGTGATGCGCCATGTTGCCGCCTTCCCCCGGCTTGCCTCTGGTGCGGAACCGGCCAGTATCGCGCGGATCAACAAAGCACTGACGCAGGCTGATGGGAGGGTGCGAAAAGCCGCAAGGGACTGCCTGCAGGCGGACCGCAAACATGCAAATTGGACGCGCAAGGTTTCCGTGCCCATGCAAGGGCCGCGCTATGTGAGCCTCATTGCCGCCGATGACTATTTTTGCGGCGGCGCCCATCCCGACAATAGCACGGTGGCGCTGGTGTTTGATGTGGACACCGGCACGCTGGCCGATTGGGCAGAACTGCTGCCGGAGTTGGCGCAACATACGGGAACCGATACGGTGGGCGATGGCTCGACCCTGGGCACCATCGCATCGCAGAAACTTGCGGATCTTTACAAGGACGCGGCCAAGCACAGCGGCAGCGACCCGGCATGCGCCGACGCTCTTAAGGATACGGAGCTGAACTTCATCCTTTGGCCGGACGCTAAGCAAGACGGTTTGACTGTGCAGCCAGCTGGATTGCCGCACGCCATCGCTTCCTGCGGGCCGGCGATGGCCCTTCCGGTCAAGACGCTGAAAACGCTTGATGTCAACGCAGGGCTCCTGGATGCGATCGAGGCCGCGCATCGGCAGGGTCATTGACTGGCTGAAGCCGCCGGTCCCGATTGCCGGGCCGCGAGATAGCTATGCAGCTGCGCGACGACAGCCGCTCCTTCGCCGATGGCGCCGCCGACCCGCTTGACCGAGCCCGACCTCGCGTCGCCCACGGCGAACACGCCAGGCACATTCGATTCGAGCAGGAGCGGTCCGCGCAAATTGCCGTTTTCCGCGGCGCAGGCTGCCGCCGATTGCGGTCCGGTGCGGACAAAGCCCTTTTCGTCGAGAGCGACACCGCACTCCCGCAACCATTCGGTCGCGGGATCGGCGCCGGTGAACAGAAACACATTGCGGATCGCGCGTTCCGTTTCCGCACTGGTTGGGGTGTGCCGCCAGCGTATCCGCTCCAACCGGCCTTCAGGCGTGGCCGTGAGCTGGGTGATCTCGGTACGGCAAAGAACCTCGATATTCGGCTGCGCTTCGATGCGCTCGATCAGATAGCGCGACATCGTCGCGGCAAGACTTTCCCCGCGCACGAGCATGCAGACTTTGGCCGCGAAGCCTGCAAGAAACACCGCCGCTTGGCCGGCCGAATTGCCCGCCCCGACCAGCGCGATTTCCTCTTTGCGGCACATTCGCGCCTCGATGGGGGAGGCCCAATACCAAATGCCGCGCCCCTCAAAATCATTTAGGCGTGGAATCGCGGGGCGCCGGTAGCGGGCTCCCGCCGCGACGACGATCGCCTGCGCCTTGACGCTGCGGCCATTGGCCAAACTCAGGGAAAACGGCGAGCCCGCGCAACTGAGCCCCGTGACTTCCACGGGAATGGCCACTTCGGCGCCGAATTTTTGCGCCTGCACATAGGCACGGCCGGTCAGCGCCTGGCCAGAAATGCCGGTCGGAAACCCCAGATAGTTCTCGATTCGGGCGCTGGCGCCTGCCTGTCCGCCAAAGGCGTTGGCATCGAACACGATGACCGACAGGCCCTCCGAGGCGGCATAGACAGCGGTCGCCAGTCCTGCGGGCCCCGCGCCGACGATCGCGACGTCATAGGTCCGGTCCGCCGCATCGCAGGACACCATGCCGAGGCATCGCGCCAGCTCCGTTGTACTTGGCCGCTTGAGCACGGTTCCGTCGGCGCAAACGGCGAGCGGTAAGCCGGACGGATCGGGCGCATAACGCTCGACCAGAGCCTTGGCATCGGCGTCGTCGTCCGGGTCAAGGGTCTGGTGCGGGTAGCCGTTGCGCGAGAGAAAACCCTGCAAGTGCACCATCTCCGGGCTCAACGCAGGGCCGATCAGGACAGGGCCGCCGGTGCCGTTCTCGATCAGCGCGACCCGCCGCAGAATTAGCGCCCGCATAATCTTCTCGCCAAGCTCGGCTTCGGCAATGATGACGCCGCGCAGCCGCTCGGGCGGAATGAGGAGCGCCTCGACATCCCCTGTTGCGCGGGCATCTACCAGCGCCGCACGGCCCGACAATTGACCGACTTCGGCCAGAAATTCTCCCGGCCCTTCCTCGACGATGGGAACCACATGGCCCATGCCGTCGTGGGTGCTGACCGCGACCGTGCCCTTCAGAAGCAAAAACATACCGGCGCTCGGTTCGCCGGTCTCAATCAAGAGATCGCCTGTTTTATAGTGCCGGACCTCGCCGAACCGGCGCAGCCGCTCGATCTCCTCCGGCCGGAGTTTTGGAAACATCTGATCGCGGCGTTGGTCTATCGTGGACATGGCATTAACGCGCGGGGCTCGCGGATTATGGTTGAAGTGTACCACGTTTTGCGGTTTTGGCGCCGAAGGAACCTCTCATGCTGAGGAGCGTCCAAGGGACCCATCAGAAGGACGAGGCGAGAGGCTTAGATTCTAGGGGGCATTCAGTTTTCGCCATTCATCTCATGGCTGCCACTGTCGGCGAGGCGGAGTCGCTCCTTTCAAGGATGTGCAGCACCGGCTTCGCCGGCGCGAGCGAAGCTCGCGTCCTTGACAGGCTCGATCCGCTCGCCAAACTTGCCGCCGTGCAATGAACGGCGCGGTATAATTTCCCACGTCCGCTGCTTCGCAAAACCGTTTTATAGATTGATCGCGCTGAACGCCGAACGTCGCGTCACGGTTTTGGCACTTGCGGTACGGTCGGTGCGGCAATCTTTTTGAGCTTCGCCTTGTCGGCCTCGGAAAGCCCAGGGGCACTAGCGCAATGCGCTTCGTCTAGGAAAGCAGCCGCGAGAGACTTTGGCACATCTCTTCGGACGGCAAGGTCGAGAATTTTCTCCAATTGACTGACCAGCGCAGAAAGCACAGAGGGCGTTCCAGCGCAGCCAACCTCGCGCCACTGCCCGGCGAGGTTCCTCTCAAAGACCTCTCGAGTGG is a window of Methylocapsa sp. D3K7 DNA encoding:
- a CDS encoding TPM domain-containing protein, giving the protein MAGLCLAAVLLAALAFASLALAYAFPPLTGRVVDAANIIPQPVADQITAKLAALESKSGIQLVVATIKSLDGDEIEPYANALFRTWGLGEKQKNNGVLLLVAPNERKVRIEVGYGLEGTLTDALSKIIIINAMAPRFKTGDYGGGIARGVDDIITVLTTDSSEWEKRPDLRIVHKDTTLDDLGPWIALALFVFIFFMLTPRRERGNLLSFLLGMLMNSGGRGGGGGGGWGSGSGGGWSDGGGFSGGGGSSGGGGASGSW
- a CDS encoding LemA family protein; protein product: MDLSLKSSLDHFQFPHAPRIFQRLRAVFAVALIGASVSGCGYNTIPTLEEQAKAKWADVQNQYQRRSDLIPNLVATVQGYAKQEKDVLTSVVEARAKATSVRIDASQLTDPDKLKQFQEAQSQLSGALGRLLAVSENYPDLKSNQNFLALQSQLEGTENRISVARRDYIEAVRAYNLSLKTFPSLLWAATFFRGNKPMAEFAANEAAQTPPQVKF
- a CDS encoding FAD-dependent oxidoreductase, which translates into the protein MSTIDQRRDQMFPKLRPEEIERLRRFGEVRHYKTGDLLIETGEPSAGMFLLLKGTVAVSTHDGMGHVVPIVEEGPGEFLAEVGQLSGRAALVDARATGDVEALLIPPERLRGVIIAEAELGEKIMRALILRRVALIENGTGGPVLIGPALSPEMVHLQGFLSRNGYPHQTLDPDDDADAKALVERYAPDPSGLPLAVCADGTVLKRPSTTELARCLGMVSCDAADRTYDVAIVGAGPAGLATAVYAASEGLSVIVFDANAFGGQAGASARIENYLGFPTGISGQALTGRAYVQAQKFGAEVAIPVEVTGLSCAGSPFSLSLANGRSVKAQAIVVAAGARYRRPAIPRLNDFEGRGIWYWASPIEARMCRKEEIALVGAGNSAGQAAVFLAGFAAKVCMLVRGESLAATMSRYLIERIEAQPNIEVLCRTEITQLTATPEGRLERIRWRHTPTSAETERAIRNVFLFTGADPATEWLRECGVALDEKGFVRTGPQSAAACAAENGNLRGPLLLESNVPGVFAVGDARSGSVKRVGGAIGEGAAVVAQLHSYLAARQSGPAASASQ